The Arthrobacter sp. NicSoilC5 genome has a window encoding:
- a CDS encoding Crp/Fnr family transcriptional regulator, with product MDIEVLRRAPLFATLDDDAFRLLTDELTEVDLSRGASVFREGDQGDQLYFIVSGKVKLGRTSPDGRESLLAILGPGELFGEMALFDPSPRTATATAVSETRLAGLKNESLNALLRTRPEVSAQLLQALARRLRRTNDSLSDLVFSDVPGRVAKALLDLADRFGRPATDGVLVAHELTQEELAQLVGASRETVNKALAEFVQRGWLRLEARAVVILDMQRLRQRSR from the coding sequence ATGGACATCGAGGTACTGCGCCGAGCACCCCTTTTCGCCACGCTCGACGACGACGCATTCCGGCTGCTGACGGACGAACTCACCGAGGTGGACCTTTCCCGCGGCGCATCAGTGTTCCGCGAAGGTGACCAGGGTGACCAGCTGTACTTCATCGTCTCCGGCAAGGTGAAGCTCGGCCGCACCTCCCCGGACGGCCGTGAGTCGCTCCTGGCCATCCTCGGCCCCGGCGAGCTCTTCGGCGAGATGGCGCTGTTTGATCCCAGCCCCCGCACCGCCACCGCCACCGCGGTGTCCGAAACCCGGCTGGCCGGGCTCAAGAACGAGAGCCTGAACGCCCTGCTGCGCACCCGCCCCGAGGTCTCGGCCCAGCTGCTGCAGGCCCTGGCCCGCCGCCTGCGCCGCACCAACGACTCCCTCTCGGACCTCGTCTTCTCGGACGTCCCGGGCCGCGTGGCCAAGGCCCTGCTGGACCTTGCCGACCGCTTCGGCCGCCCGGCCACCGACGGCGTCCTGGTGGCGCACGAGCTCACGCAGGAAGAACTGGCGCAGCTGGTGGGCGCCTCCCGCGAAACCGTCAACAAGGCCCTGGCCGAGTTTGTCCAGCGTGGCTGGCTCCGGCTCGAGGCCCGCGCCGTGGTGATCCTGGACATGCAGCGCCTCCGCCAGCGCTCCCGCTAG
- a CDS encoding alpha-N-arabinofuranosidase, whose protein sequence is MSRARITLDRDFTIGEVPRRLFGSFVEHMGRCVYTGIYEPGHPEADENGFRQDVLKLVKELGATVVRYPGGNFVSGYDWEDGIGPREDRPRRLDGAWHTLETNAFGLHEFVDWSRQAGTEIMEAINLGTRGVDAARAIVEYANHPGGTRLSDLRAKNGHKDPFNIKLWCLGNEMDGPWQIGHKTAEEYGRLAQEAAKAMRFVDPDIELVACGSSNSRMPTFGAWEQTVLTHAYDEVDYVSLHAYYQEHDGDVGSFLASAVDTDYFIESVIATADAVRAKGKHKKHINLSFDEWNVWYQRGLDTEDQPHNVSKAGWREHPRVIEDKYNVTDAVVVGTLLNSLLRHGDRVKIANQAQLVNVIAPIFSEENGPAWRQTIFHPFSRMAELAKGQILRLSVDSDKYANTRFGDTDLVDVSATWNEETGRVALFLANRGLEEAADVEVSLRGFDAQRVVRAEVLEIPDGGDRFTINNQDNQDRVGLKPLEGAKANGSELRLSLPALSWAVVELDVVKN, encoded by the coding sequence ATGTCCCGCGCCAGAATCACCCTCGACCGCGACTTCACCATCGGCGAAGTGCCCCGGCGCCTTTTTGGCTCCTTCGTGGAGCACATGGGCCGCTGCGTCTATACCGGCATCTACGAACCGGGCCACCCGGAGGCCGACGAAAACGGCTTCCGCCAGGACGTCCTCAAACTCGTCAAGGAGCTTGGCGCCACAGTGGTCCGCTATCCCGGCGGCAACTTCGTCTCCGGCTACGACTGGGAAGACGGAATTGGCCCCCGCGAAGACCGGCCGCGCAGGCTTGACGGGGCCTGGCACACCCTGGAAACCAACGCCTTCGGCCTCCACGAGTTCGTGGACTGGTCCCGCCAGGCCGGTACCGAAATCATGGAAGCCATCAACCTGGGAACCCGGGGAGTGGACGCAGCCCGCGCCATCGTCGAATACGCCAACCACCCGGGCGGCACCCGCCTTTCGGACCTGCGCGCCAAAAACGGCCACAAGGACCCCTTCAACATCAAGCTCTGGTGCCTGGGCAATGAAATGGACGGCCCCTGGCAGATCGGCCACAAGACGGCAGAGGAGTACGGCCGGCTGGCCCAGGAGGCGGCCAAGGCCATGCGGTTCGTTGACCCGGACATCGAACTGGTGGCCTGCGGAAGCTCCAACTCGCGGATGCCCACGTTCGGAGCCTGGGAGCAGACCGTCCTGACCCACGCCTACGACGAAGTCGACTATGTTTCCCTGCACGCCTACTACCAGGAGCACGACGGGGACGTCGGCAGCTTCCTGGCCAGCGCAGTGGACACCGACTACTTCATCGAATCGGTCATTGCCACCGCAGACGCGGTCCGCGCCAAGGGCAAGCACAAGAAGCACATCAACCTGTCCTTCGACGAATGGAACGTCTGGTACCAGCGGGGCCTGGACACGGAGGACCAGCCGCACAACGTGTCCAAGGCCGGCTGGCGTGAGCACCCCCGGGTCATCGAGGACAAGTACAACGTGACGGACGCCGTCGTCGTCGGAACTTTGCTCAACTCGCTGCTCCGGCACGGCGACCGGGTCAAGATCGCCAACCAGGCGCAGCTGGTCAACGTCATCGCCCCCATCTTCAGCGAGGAGAACGGTCCGGCCTGGCGGCAAACGATCTTCCACCCGTTCTCCAGGATGGCGGAACTGGCGAAGGGCCAGATCCTGCGGTTGTCCGTCGACTCCGACAAGTACGCCAATACCCGGTTTGGCGATACGGACCTGGTCGATGTCAGCGCCACCTGGAACGAGGAGACGGGCCGGGTGGCCTTGTTCCTTGCCAACCGCGGCCTCGAGGAGGCAGCGGACGTGGAGGTCAGCCTGCGGGGCTTCGACGCGCAGCGGGTGGTCAGGGCGGAAGTGCTGGAAATCCCTGACGGCGGTGACCGCTTCACCATCAACAACCAGGACAACCAGGACCGCGTGGGCCTGAAGCCGCTGGAGGGTGCCAAGGCAAACGGCTCTGAGCTGCGCCTCAGCCTTCCTGCGTTGTCGTGGGCCGTCGTCGAACTGGACGTGGTGAAAAACTGA
- a CDS encoding carbohydrate ABC transporter permease encodes MATETLARPVPSTATPSAGGRNGRRMSPGRVAVLAVAALLAVLWMVPFAWATVTAFKSETDAAAPKISWIPPSGFTADAFVKVFQDGNIPLWTWNSLYTSAAITVITLVISALVAYALSRIDFRGKKVLMTVIIASIIVPPPVLIIPLFYQMVALHMIDTSWAIILPQVIHPAMVFVLKKFFDQIPRELEEAAVMDGASRMRIFLQVILPLSRPILAAVAIFVFIGAWNNFLWPFIATNDGSVLTLPVGLQTIKSAYGIQYAQNMASALLAALPLILLFLFFQRQIIKGVATTGLAGT; translated from the coding sequence ATGGCAACTGAAACCCTCGCCCGCCCTGTTCCCTCCACGGCCACGCCGTCCGCCGGCGGCAGGAACGGCCGCAGGATGAGCCCCGGCCGCGTTGCGGTCCTGGCAGTCGCCGCCCTGCTGGCCGTCCTCTGGATGGTGCCCTTTGCCTGGGCAACCGTCACCGCTTTCAAGAGCGAAACTGATGCCGCCGCTCCGAAAATCAGCTGGATCCCGCCGTCGGGCTTCACCGCCGATGCGTTCGTCAAGGTGTTCCAGGACGGCAACATCCCGCTCTGGACCTGGAACTCCCTGTACACCTCGGCGGCCATCACAGTGATCACGCTGGTCATTTCCGCGCTGGTGGCCTACGCGCTGTCCCGCATCGACTTCCGGGGCAAGAAGGTCCTGATGACCGTGATCATCGCGTCCATCATCGTTCCCCCGCCGGTCCTGATCATCCCGCTGTTCTACCAAATGGTGGCACTGCACATGATCGATACCTCCTGGGCCATCATCCTGCCGCAGGTCATCCATCCCGCCATGGTGTTCGTGCTCAAGAAGTTCTTCGACCAGATCCCGCGCGAACTCGAAGAAGCCGCGGTCATGGACGGTGCCAGCCGGATGCGGATTTTCCTCCAGGTCATCCTTCCGCTGTCCCGCCCCATCCTCGCGGCCGTGGCAATCTTCGTGTTCATCGGCGCCTGGAACAACTTCCTCTGGCCCTTCATCGCCACCAACGACGGGTCCGTCCTGACCCTCCCCGTGGGGTTGCAGACCATCAAGAGCGCCTACGGCATCCAGTACGCCCAGAACATGGCGTCCGCGTTGCTCGCGGCCCTGCCGCTGATCCTGCTTTTCCTGTTCTTCCAGCGCCAGATCATCAAGGGCGTTGCGACGACGGGACTCGCCGGCACCTGA
- a CDS encoding sugar ABC transporter permease, translating to MSRQAGSRTAGSRSQGSRDNLNGWAFAAPFLAFFLVFLVWPLLYGLYMSLTGKSLTGANDSLIGLANYSEALADSDMWHSLGNTLYFTVISTVPLVVVALVMAALVNVGLPAQWLWRLSYFAPYLLASTVVSLFFTWMYNPQLGLINDSLAKIGLPKVAWLNDPGVAMWAIVIATLWWTVGFNFLLYLAAMQNIPAQHYEAASLDGAGAWRQFFSITLPQLAPTTVMIVLLQILASLKIFDQVYQMTAGGPGGATRPVVQYIFETGFTGYRLGYSAAISYIFFGLIVAVSVIQFLITRRRSA from the coding sequence ATGTCCAGGCAGGCGGGGTCCAGGACCGCCGGGTCCCGTTCCCAGGGAAGCAGGGACAACCTCAACGGCTGGGCCTTCGCCGCACCGTTCCTGGCATTCTTCCTGGTCTTCCTCGTCTGGCCCCTCCTTTACGGGCTGTACATGAGCCTGACCGGCAAGTCCCTTACCGGCGCCAACGACAGCCTGATTGGGCTGGCGAACTACAGCGAAGCCCTCGCCGACTCCGACATGTGGCATTCGCTGGGCAACACCCTCTACTTCACGGTCATCAGCACCGTCCCGCTGGTGGTCGTCGCCCTGGTGATGGCCGCCCTGGTCAATGTCGGACTGCCCGCGCAATGGCTGTGGCGGCTGTCCTACTTTGCCCCGTACCTGCTGGCCTCCACCGTTGTCTCCCTGTTCTTCACCTGGATGTACAACCCCCAGTTGGGCCTGATCAACGACTCGCTGGCCAAAATAGGGCTGCCGAAAGTTGCGTGGCTGAACGACCCCGGCGTCGCGATGTGGGCAATCGTCATCGCCACACTGTGGTGGACGGTGGGCTTCAACTTCCTCCTGTACCTGGCGGCGATGCAGAACATCCCCGCCCAGCATTATGAGGCGGCGTCGCTGGACGGCGCCGGTGCCTGGCGGCAGTTCTTCTCCATCACCCTGCCGCAGCTGGCCCCCACCACCGTGATGATCGTGCTCCTCCAGATCCTGGCCTCGCTGAAGATTTTCGACCAGGTCTACCAAATGACAGCCGGCGGCCCCGGCGGCGCCACCCGGCCCGTGGTGCAGTACATCTTCGAAACCGGCTTTACCGGATACCGCCTGGGCTACTCGGCAGCCATCTCCTACATCTTCTTCGGACTGATCGTGGCTGTCTCGGTCATCCAGTTCCTCATCACCCGCCGCAGGAGTGCATAG